From the Bacillus sp. FJAT-22090 genome, the window ATTTGGTATTATCGTGATCAATGCAGTTCGTTCCATGGGAGTTAATTCGACAAAAGGAATTATATCTGCAACAGCTAAGTCTGGTGGAATTGCTGTATTCTTTTTAGGCGTTATATATGCAGGGATTGCTTATTTAGGTGCAACAAGTACAAGTCTTTTTGGATTGTTTGATAATGGTGGTCCCGTTTTAAGTAGCGCTTCTGAGCATTACTTCGGTTCATTTGGAGCAGTGCTTTTATCTGTTATTATTTTCTTAGCATGTTTGACAACTAGTATTGGTTTAACAACTGCATGTGGGGAGTATTTTCATACGTTGATGCCGAAAATTAGTTATAAGGCATTTGTCATATTCTTTAGTGTGTTTACATGTATTATTGCTAACTTTGGATTATCAAACATCATTACATATTCAATTCCTGTATTGATGCTGCTATATCCATTAGCAATTGTAATGATCTTGTTGACATTCATTTCACCGTTATTTAATCACGCAAGAATTGTTTATGTAAGTGTTGTACTCATAACGTTTTTAATTAGTGTTATTGACGGTTTTAAAGCATTATGTGATTCACTAGGCATTGATTATTTTGGATGGATGAAACCAATCGTATCATTATATGAGAATTATTTGCCGTTCTATAGTGTAGGTTTGGGCTGGTTAATTCCTTTCATAGTTGTAACTCTTATAACTGGCATAATTGCAAAAATGCAAAAAACATAAAAATAACAAGCCCATTTACTTAATGTAAATGGGCTTGTTTTCTATTAAAATTCTTCTATAGTATAAATCCAATTTGCGCGCATAACTTCTGTTACTTTTTTTGTGTCCTTTTCTCTAAGAAAACGAATTATTTCAGCGTGTTGTTCTACGGAATACTCTCTAAGATTAATTTTTTCATAATAGAACAATCTTCGCACATGTGCTTGAAGCATTTCTATCATAGAAAGTATGTATGGATTATTGGCACTATCCACAATAATCTGGTGGAACTCTTCGTCTACTTTCAATGCAGTGGTAAATTCCTTTGTCCGAAGCGCATCCGCGAATTGCTTGTTCTTTTCTTCTAGTAATTCAAGTATGCTCTCATCCATATTAGGAATAGAGAGTTCGGCTGCAAGCGCTTGCAATACTGCTAATGGTGGTAAAAGATTATTAATGTCGTCTGTTTCTACTGCAGTTACTTGCGTAGCTCTTCCTGGTTGCATGGTGACAAAGCCTTGTGATTCTAAGAGCTGAAGTGATTCACGAATGGGAGTTCGACTAACTCCCAGTGCCTGTGCAAGCTCGATATCATTTAATTTTTCTTCTGGTTGTAATGTACC encodes:
- the brnQ gene encoding branched-chain amino acid transport system II carrier protein; the protein is MDKKLSFSNHLVIGVMLFALFFGAGNLIFPASLGQNAGTNVWPAVIGFLATGIGLPFLGTLAMGFSGSKNLQELSSRVNPIFAVIFTSLLYLTIGPFFALPRTGAVSYEIGIQPFIDADYAQIGLLVFTILFFGITLLFSLNPSKIVDNVGKYLSPGIIIGLFILLLFVVLKPMGGFEAPQGSYVDNAFMTGFTEGYNTMDALASLVFGIIVINAVRSMGVNSTKGIISATAKSGGIAVFFLGVIYAGIAYLGATSTSLFGLFDNGGPVLSSASEHYFGSFGAVLLSVIIFLACLTTSIGLTTACGEYFHTLMPKISYKAFVIFFSVFTCIIANFGLSNIITYSIPVLMLLYPLAIVMILLTFISPLFNHARIVYVSVVLITFLISVIDGFKALCDSLGIDYFGWMKPIVSLYENYLPFYSVGLGWLIPFIVVTLITGIIAKMQKT
- a CDS encoding GntR family transcriptional regulator, yielding MPIPVNHTKPVRTTAKLHAFNQLQQWIIDGTLQPEEKLNDIELAQALGVSRTPIRESLQLLESQGFVTMQPGRATQVTAVETDDINNLLPPLAVLQALAAELSIPNMDESILELLEEKNKQFADALRTKEFTTALKVDEEFHQIIVDSANNPYILSMIEMLQAHVRRLFYYEKINLREYSVEQHAEIIRFLREKDTKKVTEVMRANWIYTIEEF